One window of Triticum dicoccoides isolate Atlit2015 ecotype Zavitan chromosome 5A, WEW_v2.0, whole genome shotgun sequence genomic DNA carries:
- the LOC119297591 gene encoding probable auxin efflux carrier component 5b, with product MIGWGDVYKVVSAMAPLYFALGLGYASVRWWKFFTRDQCDAVNRLVIYFALPFFAFDFNAHAGTFAASYRVLAADAVAKLVVVLAVAGWVASCRWRQWSCAPKAPAARPARPGGGRGPSYSWCITGYSLGTLNNGLLVGVPLLDAMYGKWARDIVVQLSVVQAVVWLPLLLVVFEARQAWLEVTSAPAPDGAREEGDQAVPGSDDVDRPAAAGDGRKTAATGWAFWARLLRTVGLKVVGNPNVYASLLGVLWSSVANRWHLEMPGIIDGSISIMSRTGLGIGMFNMGLFIGLQDKLVVCGPGLTSLGMAMRFVAAPAATMIGALLLGLRGDLLRVAILQAALPQSIGTFIFAREYDLHANILSTAVIVGTLASLPVLATYYVVLGLM from the exons ATGATAGGGTGGGGGGACGTGTACAAGGTGGTGTCCGCCATGGCGCCGCTCTACTTCGCCCTGGGCCTCGGCTACGCCTCCGTGCGGTGGTGGAAGTTCTTCACCCGCGACCAGTGCGACGCCGTGAACCGCCTCGTCATCTACTTCGCGCTCCCCTTCTTCGCCTTCGACTTCAACGCCCACGCCGGCACGTTCGCCGCCAGCTACCGCGTCCTGGCCGCCGACGCCGTCGCCAAGCTCGTCGTGGTGCTCGCGGTCGCCGGGTGGGTCGCGTCCTGCCGCTGGAGGCAATGGAGCTGCGCCCCCAAGGCGCCAGCCGCGAGGCCGGCGCGGCCGGGTGGCGGCCGCGGCCCCTCCTACTCGTGGTGCATCACCGGCTACTCGCTGGGCACGCTCAACAACGGGCTCCTCGTGGGCGTGCCGCTGCTGGACGCCATGTACGGCAAGTGGGCGCGCGACATCGTCGTGCAGCTGTCGGTGGTGCAGGCCGTCGTGTGGCTCCCGCTGCTGCTGGTGGTGTTCGAGGCGAGGCAGGCCTGGCTGGAGGTGACGTCGGCGCCGGCACCCGACGGCGCGCGAGAAGAAGGCGATCAGGCAGTGCCTGGGAGCGACGACGTCGACCGGCCAGCGGCAGCCGGGGACGGCCGGAAGACGGCGGCGACGGGGTGGGCGTTCTGGGCGCGGCTGCTGCGGACGGTTGGGCTCAAGGTCGTCGGCAACCCGAACGTGTACGCGAGCCTCCTTGGCGTTCTGTGGTCCTCCGTGGCAAACAG GTGGCACCTGGAAATGCCAGGCATCATAGACGGCTCCATTTCGATCATGTCAAGGACCGGCCTTGGAATCGGAATGTTTAACATGG GCTTGTTCATCGGTCTGCAGGACAAGCTCGTCGTGTGCGGGCCTGGATTAACCTCGTTGGGCATGGCGATGAGGTTTGTCGCTGCGCCAGCCGCCACCATGATTGGAGCGCTACTTTTGGGACTACGTGGCGACCTTCTGCGTGTTGCCATCTTACAG GCTGCACTGCCTCAGTCCATCGGGACATTTATCTTTGCGCGAGAGTATGACCTGCATGCCAATATACTCAGTACCGC gGTGATAGTCGGCACGTTGGCTTCGCTGCCTGTTTTAGCCACATATTATGTTGTTTTAGGGCTCATGTGA